The following is a genomic window from Solanum stenotomum isolate F172 chromosome 4, ASM1918654v1, whole genome shotgun sequence.
TCGAATGATTCTCGTGTAATGAACATTGCACGCTAGGTAGAAAatgtagagtcttgtttgatattggtaccaatgccttgtgtggtgaggtCGTCTTGAACATTGTCAttgatgacacctagaacttgccccgttggtccgattgATTGAGTGAAGTGAACagttgaaatgatcttaggcaagaattttgaagagtgagccaaatttgacaacATGCCTCTTTTGTGGCCATCCTTGTGAGAAGTGTGAATCTTGTTTTGGCACCCATTAAGCCTATCCTTTTCTTTGAATAAACTTGAGCAACTTTGCCCTCTTTATCCATTTACCCATAATCTTCAATGAAgttttggtttgtttgaatatctAACTTAGACCAAAAGCCTAATTGGAGGTGTAGTGTAaaagaaggaaagtcaagaagtgtgaatAACCCCCCCTTAGATGGATTgtattgaaaaaaatggaacccctccatataaaaaaagagaaaagaaaaagaaaacaagaaagaaaagaaaatactaaaaaaagaGCAAGaattgtgaaataaagtgtgtGAACATAGTGAAAAATAGGGTATCCGGTGATTCATGTctagttgaataatggggtggagtttgaacatgtttgaatgtgaaggagaaggagaaagagtgattttcaggccatacttcatgaaggtagaagccactaagcctaaatgaccatacctttacacacTGCCCCGCTACAAGCCTTAagaagacctttgtgatctttaGTGAGCGGAAGTGAatattgattggaaaataaggtcAAGCCTATGGgtggagtcatgcatgtgttcgaCTCTTTTGAGCGTGAGAGTTGTATATGATTCTTGTACTTTAAACTGTTGagaaattttgtgtgaatatggaatcatctttgttgtgagggcatttgagtacctttgttgagcttgaacctGCATTTAatgcaagtattgtgaacttgagcatccttaataatggtgagtcacaatgtGAGTTTTTGAATGCACAATTGAGCATTGTATGTGTAGTATGAacctttttgtgtgcattcatgttgagtcttatgcagcactatttgagacatctttATTGAACtgttgatcttgagttttacttgaggacaagcaaaagtttatgttgggggtgttgatgagtccaagatttggactcatttagagctttgtTTTGACAGTTTTAGTGTcttcaaatgcctaatttatgctataaactgatgttaaagccttgattttcaggtatatgagctaaggagcaaggcaaggacactaacatgcaaaaaggaacaatgGAGAAAAGCGATCCTGGTGATCTCCAAGACCACTCGGTGGTTCGCCAAGTGGCTCtttagctcgcctaaagttccagtgtgccagtccctggggaagaaaccaagttggCAACAGAAATGGCCAATCGGTGAATCTCTGATCCACTCCGCGACAACAAGTTTGATTGCCTAAAGTTATAGGATTTGGGAGGCTGATGACCAATGCAAAATGGTGATGGAAAGgagcaaagggcggatcgcAGAACCACTCAGTGAAGCCCGACTTAAAACGCCGACTGGACTTTCAGGATaaattttgggaaactataaattaaattttaaaaggaatTTTTAGGAGTTCTCTCCAGATATTGCAGTTCCCATTCTAGAGTTAAAGTTTTCTCTTAGTTTGTAGTTCCTATTGTAGACTTTGAGGATTCCTAAGCTTAATTTTAAGGATTTTCAAGTGGGTTTCTAcatttcttcaatttggaccattgtaaagacttggGAACATTTACCCAGATCATGGCGAATGTATTTGGTAAccgtttctctatttttatggtgtgtggctaaaaccccaattcttggggtgtgattatgtgattatgtgattatggattgaattagcttatgggtattgttaattactgatTAAAATGCTATATtaaagtgggtttaatcattagctgTGTTctaatctatgaattgtagttgcaaatgcaattctaacttaGAGTTCTTAGCTTGCTTAAGAGAGATGTTTTGCGACAAAAGCTCTCgattaatggtttgtaggtattgggttgatatgggttcagctcaaaagagtgaatcctaaacccaatccgaCCCAttttgctcgagagagaggatgtattaaggttgtgggttgttcttatttgctaagcttgttgatgttcgaaagaaatcactttAAGCGtggtagttgttcgagagaaaactatttcactcatagtctagcctacccactgatatgtagctatttattagtagtttcaattacccatatagagatatttgcctataatcaatcacatcccgagaattcctctttatattgttcttttctcttgttttgtttgtgttgtagctgataattgCAAACCAAAATCCCCCATCTAACATTCGTTGTCACCCCTTTAGACTTGTTTACATgtctttttcaataatttctattcctaaaACTAGTTAGCCCGCATTTGTACTTCATAACTGAATTTTAACACATAtcgctccctgtgggttcgaccccaactcttcgttgggttgtATATTGCTTAACGATCAtttgcacctagaattggatgagctgtgcttgaaacgttaatcaaggGCATTTTGAGTATTTACTCAACTCGGTAAGTACTATTTAATGATcattatttcatatattttggaagtagtattagGCACCAATTTGGGTAAGAGTTAAGACAACTCAAACCTCATAACCTACGCCACCAGCGTAGATAGGATCATACCAAAATTTGGGACGACTCCTCTCCACCCTCAAGAAGGCTTTTCAGTAGATTCATAAGTTGAGGTGTGTTCTACACTCCGGCAAAATATAAGATAATTCTAGCAACGTGTGTGAAACGTTATATTATCACGAGACTCATAGTaatggttagagaaactcctcaagaaagtaaagtttatttatatatgtatttcagTATTTTCTATCATTGCGTTTTTTATGAAGCTTAACTGATTTTACTTCATGTTCATACTTTACTTCCGTTGAGTTATTTTCAGTCTTTCTATTCAGTTATTTGTTTCCTTCATTTTTATTACATACTATATATTTcatgtactgacgtcattcGGTGTTGTACTATTTTATAATGAAGATAGAGgcattcaggatcatcaacggACGATTCGTGGAGATCGCATCATCAACTCATTAGCTTTTGGTGAGGTCTCCTTGCTTTCAGAGGACTCGATTTTTATCgctttagtagtagtagtattttGAGGTCGTTATGGGGGATAGTTTATCATATCAGAAGGTATGTGTTCATAAGAGACCTCTAGTACTTAGTTGAGTTCAAAACCTTCCTACCGGCTAAGTTCGTATGGTCAATGTTGGAGTTTCACCATGTAATACTGCCCAACTCTATTGTTAGAATCTGAATAAGACGTCGTAAGTATATAAACTTGAACTAGGTGATGTCCTACTTGTGCCTATATGTTAAGGGTCATTATTATGTCTGGTAATTGTATGGGAAGTGGTTTAGGGTTATAAGAGACCTCTAGTACTTAATTGAGTTTAAAACCTTCCTACCGACTACATTTTTCGCATTAgttcatgcaaggatcaattcaaatgaccatatctctcaTCATataatgagttaggtggcccatgacctatcacattaaatttctacaagtcttctttccaactccaccaatttggcCTATTTAAGAGTTCGGAGTAAACACGTATGACCATTTCATCAGAGACTACCACAATAGAGTTTTATGAGTCAGTGACCTATGAACCTTGTATATGGGTAGTAGATTGAAGTACGACCTATACTGTTCGCTCCTGGAAAAAGTCCTGAAAGTCATTTTTGGGTCTGAATCTTACGTACCTAGTTACGGGTCGTACGTAGAAGCATCTATGGGCCCTATTTTGGGTTGGTAGAGTAAAGTTCTAAAACTCAAATTTCAGTCTGACTTCCACAGATGGGATCTATGGTCCATAGATCAAACCATCGATCATAGATGACCTCGTGGAAGGTTTTCGAAAGCTTTTTAATTGgggtttcttttgtattttctcaCTTTTTCTAAGTCTAACCCATGACATTACGCATATCCTAAAAGGGTTTTCGTGCTCAAGATTTAGTTTCTACACTCTTAACTCACTCAAACTCAAAAGCCATTCTAAGCAAGGCAGAAGCTAGAGTTTTCAAGCATATTCTTCAAGTTTCTTTAAAAACTTTGTTCTTCCAAATATGTAAGACTATTCATAGTGGTGGACTAAGTTCGCCCTCACGCCCTACATATAAATTTagtcagtaaagagtaaaatcTAGAATTCTACCCAAAGTCCCATAATGAAATTCTGAATTTGGTTTGTGTTCTTATTATTCCTAGTTCtaattgcttaattatgaaattatgataCTTTATGTATTGAGACCCTTGAATTGTTGTTCATACTTATATCATCACATGAACCCTAGTTGATGAGATTTTGTTAAAACTTTTTGTGTAATTATTTCATgcattgattttgaaatttaaagtgAGTCCAAGCATACTTTTAAAGCATCATTTGAGAAGAGTTTTAAGGGAACATTAACGGTCCCAAATATGTTATTTTGCATCAAGAAAGAAAGCATTATTccaataaaaacataaatagtttTCAGAAGCATTTCAATCAGTTAAAGTAAAGATCAGTTACCCTTAAAGAGGATTTTTTGAGTATTAACTCAACCTAGTGAGTATTATTTAATGAacaatatttcatatattttgagagtagtattgagtaccgaTTTTGGTAAGAGTTAAGACAACGCAAACCACATAACCTACGCCGCTAGCGTAGATAGGATTGTACTGAATTTCGGGCGACTACTCTCCACCCTCAAGAAGGCTTTTTAGTGGATCCATAAGGCTTTTGTTCCTTTCTTGTAGGTTTTGCATTGTTTAGTTGCTATGATTTCTACATTATTTTCTTCCTCTTTGTACTTACATTTGCGATATTTGAGTCGACGGTCTTTCAGAAATAGCCTAGCGTGAGTGACATTTCACCCCTAATCACAACTCACCCACTGATTCTTCAACTTCAGTCAGTCGGACCTCCACTTAGTTTCACCTCTCTACCTTTACGAGAAGATCTACATGACTGCATACACTTTATCCTTCTCAGATTCCActaataaaatatcattaaatatattatcattgttattgtattcttaaatgatattataaatattaaattatccACAAAACATGACGACCAAGGAGGGGTAACAGCtcataaatcaagaaaagaaaacatgTGGTTTGGGAAGGCAGAAAACGTATCTAGTGTGAAACGACAGACCTCGTGCAgaggtaaataaaaaaatgaagcacACACTAAGATGTGAAATAGATATAATATATTAGTTTTATCAGTCCTGTTGCCTGGTTGCTTGGGGATGTGTATTTGTACAATAACACTCAGATTTAGCATATCTACCACCAATTCATCAATGTCTAGCCCATACCATCATGCAACAACCAAGCTGGCAAGTGGCAACGAACTGGACCAGCACCATCAATATCCTACCATTAATTAATACAAATGTATCGTGatttctaaaaatagttatctcaaattaaaaaaatattattgtttttcttcatttaatttttaatagtaattattcttaaaattataCGCACGTTCATTAGAGATGATGACAcaatataattgaataaatattcaagaaagaaaaattataacttaagGTATAATTGTCAAAATCCTCCTTAATTATGCTATTTTTTTAAGGCAGGTATAAAAGAGAAACATGAGATAAATTGAGACGGATGAAACATATATCCATCTAACTTTCATGTGCACATgcattgatatatatatatatatatattaacccTCCACCCAAGAGCTTTCatggtgactcgaactcacaaTCGAGGATTATTTTGCATATTAAGGTAGAAGGTTATAAGTAGATACAGGCGGAAGCATAATATGTACACCACCaccccaccccccccccccaaaatcCGAACTTCCACTCCTTACTCTATCTTATCTTATAGTGTTTTGCTAGAAATATTACATATACAtactattaaataatataaacactaaaaaaaataagtaaagtaACAaactcatttgttttttttaaagaaaatatatttctcTATCAAAATCCccaaattttaacaaaatttaatgggaaaatgcataagtaccccccaagCTATGCTCAAAATCcatgagacacacctaacctttactaaggtcctattacccccccccccccaacttattttatatataattttctacctcTTTTCGGCcaacgtggcactatccttgaaaaaattgtcaacacgcgctgggcccacaagatagtgccacgtaggccgaaaagggtagaaaattatatataaaataagttagggggtaataggatcttagtaaaggttagatgtgtctcagggattttgggcataggctaaGGGGGTAATTAtgcattttctcaaatttaaagtTTGAACATATAATTTCAACCTGAAAGCACTTACATCATGATACTATATGTAGACCCGCAAATTCATAGTTGGAGCCGTGACTAGCTAGCTTCTCGTTAGCATCCTATACAGTGGTGGATTATATTCAGAATCTTTACTCAGGGTtcggaaaataaaaatatagtgtCTTACTCCTATATATAGCTATTCTTTCTGTCATCAATCTTTCATCAACTAGCTacttctaaatcttcttctccAACAATGGCGCCACTACTTTTCTTTGCCTTTTTCCTTCTCATTGCTTCTACTGTATGTCTTTTCGCTCACTTGTTCGTTTCTCAACTACAATGCATCATACATTTTAGATCTTTGACTTTAGTATGCTTAGATTAAGTTAAGTTAATCacataaaatatgaattttatcgGACACTTTTCGTTATACATGCTAGCATAATGAGCATTTACATTAGTTTGTTCCTAATCAAATGAAGTTCTATATTGTAGCATTCTTAGAGTTAATTGTTGTTGTCTTAGAAAATCactttctaaaataataactattagttgagtgatcatctaaaaaattAACTGATCAATTGTTATTACGATAAACAACTTTTATCTAGTGTAAACAACTTATATTTATGAGTTGCTAAGATTCTTTCATATATACCCAAGAATAGTTCACCAACGTATGCTAACTCATTGaacttttttcttccttttttttctgtttcttgaCAGAACGGAGCTGCTCCCGGTGCTCCTGGTGCTTTCCCACCCGTCAATGTATCCTCTCCAACACCTCCGGTCCCCATGCCACCAACAACTCCATACCCACCACCCATCCGATTGATCACCCCGCCTCCTCCACCACCAGTTAAGTTACCATCCCCACCTCCGGCAGTCAAGCTACCGCCACCTCCACCATCACCACCACTCCCTACTCCCCCCGTTTCACCACCAAAGACCACAGCAGGTATAACACACTTATACCAATCGTACTTTTAATAAGttcaatcttttatttttacctgATCTATTTATCTCCCGTTTCTTGTATCTAGTATTTagataaatttgaatttctatCTAGAATTAAAAGAGAAATATGACGGACGCCTTATGCAATGAAAATGGACAATAGTATCAGTCTTACTTCTTCCAATAAAAAACacgaaattgaaaaaaaagaaaaacggGAATCTATACATTGAtttacaacttttttttaaactgCATGCATCAAAAGAAGCATGTATGGTTTCTAGGGTTGATAGGGAGATTCCCAATCAACTTATTGGTGTTATATGGTATATGTCGAGATCGAGAATGAGACCAAAGATCTACTATATGTCAAATTCTTAATTTATCTAAAACAACGATTTGCAGATTGCATTCCCCTATGCTCGGTGAGATGCAAATTGCATTCAAGGAAGAATGTATGCCTAAGAGCATGCACTACTTGCTGTTTAAGATGCAAATGTGTTCCACCAGGCCAATATAGAAACAGAGAGAAATGTGGCAAATGCTATGCTAATATGACCACTCGCGGAGGCAGACTCAAGTGCCCATGAAAATGGTTCATACAGCAGGGAACTGTCTATCTACGCTACATCCGTAGATATCATTTTTTCTCCAACTGTTTGAGATTAAACCATATCATTAAgtgtaatttattattttgtatgtGTGTGTCTGCACGTTTTTTTAAGTAATGGAAGGGAACTATTCTCATGTTATTCTTGCAGTATTTATGTTCTTATTAGAAATTATCTGGAGCATAAGTCTTGTTTCATTTGATTAAGAGCATTTATGTGATTTGCATTCTGAATGAGTGGAATCACAGTACTAGGGTTGTTTGGTATTGaggaaaatatattatatttcttattttttcatgtttggtttgacaatttttgtaaaatatttt
Proteins encoded in this region:
- the LOC125862690 gene encoding gibberellin-regulated protein 14-like, giving the protein MAPLLFFAFFLLIASTNGAAPGAPGAFPPVNVSSPTPPVPMPPTTPYPPPIRLITPPPPPPVKLPSPPPAVKLPPPPPSPPLPTPPVSPPKTTADCIPLCSVRCKLHSRKNVCLRACTTCCLRCKCVPPGQYRNREKCGKCYANMTTRGGRLKCP